Proteins encoded within one genomic window of Phoenix dactylifera cultivar Barhee BC4 unplaced genomic scaffold, palm_55x_up_171113_PBpolish2nd_filt_p 000723F, whole genome shotgun sequence:
- the LOC120107007 gene encoding RNA demethylase ALKBH9B-like yields the protein MAEGASPPAVDNLDGKLDKVSIRRGGKGRSPASINGGYRSNSSSARSTGSSPASDWARTPGQHNRQFNNSSSRSLEEGDGDDLAGAAEKARASGGTPLSRDQREAIRFSMVGRKKDFKHMERVDGRWINVLEGLELHTGVFSAAEQKRIVACVYDVQEKGRNRQLRRRTYSEPRKWMRGKGRVTIQFGCCYNYAVDNYGNPPGIIQDEEVDPMPPLLKTMIKRMVAWHVLPPTCVPDSCIINIYDKDDCIPPHIDHHDFLRPFCTVSLLSKCNILFGRELKIMGPGEFSGSTAIPLPVGSVLVLNGNGADVAKHCVPAVPTERISITFRKMDDSKLPYKFSPDPALQNLHPLAYPPIKSPVQQVANTLSPNQQQITPEAQVLGKHMHCHWSHNSKAQEQVEIAGLASSSPFKLGSDDFPPLGSSSANGRSNKPSRPLRQELEQQKL from the exons ATGGCTGAAGGCGCATCCCCTCCCGCCGTCGACAACCTTGACG GAAAACTTGATAAGGTTTCGATCAGGCGTGGCGGAAAAGGAAGATCCCCTGCTTCGATTAATGGCGGGTATCGATCCAACTCTTCGTCGGCGAGGTCGACCGGGAGCTCGCCGGCTTCCGATTGGGCCCGGACGCCTGGGCAGCACAACCGGCAATTCAACAATTCGAGTTCGAGGTCGCTGGAGGAAGGAGATGGAGATGATTTGGCGGGGGCGGCGGAGAAGGCTAGGGCCAGTGGAGGGACTCCGTTGTCGAGGGATCAGAGGGAGGCGATAAGGTTCTCGATGGTAGGGAGGAAGAAGGACTTCAAGCACATGGAGAGGGTCGATGGCCGGTGGATCAATGTGCTCGAGGGGCTCGAGCTTCATACTGGAGTTTTTAGTGCAGCGGAGCAGAAGAGGATTGTGGCTTGCGTCTACGATgttcaggagaaggggaggaatcGGCAACTCAGAA GACGCACATATTCGGAACCACGAAAATGGATGCGTGGGAAGGGGCGTGTAACGATACAATTTGGATGCTGCTACAACTATGCAGTG GACAATTATGGGAATCCTCCAGGCATAATACAGGATGAGGAAGTAGATCCTATGCCGCCCTTATTAAAAACAATGATCAAGAGAATGGTTGCATGGCATGTCCTTCCTCCCACTTGTGTCCCTGATAGTTGCATCAtcaacatatatgataaagatgACTGCATTCCTCCTCACATAGATCATCATGACTTCCTCCGGCCTTTTTGCACTGTCTCCTTGCTATCGaagtgtaatattttatttggcaGAGAACTTAAAATAATGGGACCAGGGGAATTCTCAGGATCTACCGCAATACCTCTACCTGTTGG TTCTGTGCTTGTCTTAAATGGCAATGGTGCTGATGTGGCAAAGCATTGTGTGCCAGCTGTCCCCACTGAAAG GATTTCTATTACGTTCAGAAAGATGGATGACAGTAAGCTTCCTTACAAGTTCTCACCTGACCCGGCTCTGCAGAATCTTCATCCTCTTGCATATCCACCAATAAAATCCCCAGTGCAACAAGTAGCTAACACACTTTCTCCAAATCAGCAGCAAATTACTCCAGAAGCTCAAGTTCTGGGTAAACATATGCACTGCCACTGGAGCCATAATTCGAAGGCCCAGGAGCAAGTAGAAATTGCTGGGCTGGCTTCTAGCAGCCCCTTTAAATTGGGTTCAGATGATTTTCCTCCACTGGGTTCGAGTTCAGCAAATGGCCGATCAAACAAGCCAAGCCGTCCATTGCGGCAGGAACTTGAGCAACAGaaactttaa
- the LOC103704434 gene encoding uncharacterized protein LOC103704434, translating into MSAAKVSGKRRGSGSESLRSKKKNELEDVDFDQDLDLSSDIKEILTALQQIREKAQKDGQKKNEETIGSVASEIRSIIDDEKMKIEKDRHGILKALSKISKECESSLKNEYAKFQAAYENFCKEKVAHMQNLKELFSKYEDEKDKLYARYEQQRKKEKANLSELEKACAQKIARAEESLKRKKQDDKSFSILRKSLGSFLEGASDDDFGPDE; encoded by the exons ATGTCGGCAGCTAAAGTTAGCGGCAAGAGAAGGGGATCGGGCTCCGAATCGCTTAGATCCAAGAAGAAAAACGAGCTAGAAGACGTTGATTTCGACCAAGATCTCGATCTCTCCAG TGATATCAAAGAGATTCTCACGGCATTGCAGCAGATCAGAGAGAAAGCCCAGAAGGATGGGCAGAAGAAGAACGAGGAGACGATTGGGAG TGTAGCTTCGGAGATTCGATCTATCATTGATGatgaaaagatgaaaattgagaAGGACAG GCATGGTATTCTGAAGGCTCTTTCAAAGATTTCTAAAGAG TGTGAGAGCTCTCTGAAGAATGAATATGCCAAGTTTCAAGCAGCTTATGAGAACTTTTGCAAGGAAAAAGTGGCACATATGCAGAATTTGAAAG AATTATTTTCCAAATATGAAGATGAAAAGGATAAACTATATGCCCGTTACGAACAACAGC ggaagaaggaaaaagctaaTCTGTCAGAACTTGAGAAGGCCTGTGCTCAGAAGATTGCCAGAGCAGAAGAATCTCTAAAAAGGAAGAAGCAG GATGACAAATCTTTCAGCATATTGCGCAAGTCTCTTGGCTCATTTCTGGAAGGCGCATCTGATGATGATTTTGGGCCTGATGAATGA
- the LOC120107004 gene encoding RNA demethylase ALKBH9B-like has translation MAEGASPPAVDNLDGKLDKVSIRRGGKGRSPASINGGYRSNSSSARSTGSSPASDWARTPGQHNRQFNNSSSRSLEEGDDGDDLAGAAEKARASGGTPLSRDQREAIRFSMVGRKKDFKHMERVDGRWINVLEGLELHTGVFSAAEQKRIVACVYDVQEKGRNRQLRRRTYSEPRKWMRGKGRVTIQFGCCYNYAVDNYGNPPGIIQDEEVDPIPPLLKTMIKRMVAWHVLPPTCVPDSCIINIYDKDDCIPPHIDHHDFLRPFCTVSLLSKCNILFGRELKIMGPGEFSGSTAIPLPVGSVLVLNGNGADVAKHCVPAVPTERISITFRKMDDSKLPYKFSPDPALQNLHPLAYPPIKSPVQQVANTLSPNQQQITPEAQVLGKHMHCHWSHNSKAQEQVEIAGLASSSPFKLGSDDFPPLGSSSANGRSNKPSRPLRQELEQQKL, from the exons ATGGCTGAAGGCGCATCCCCTCCCGCCGTCGACAACCTTGACG GAAAACTTGATAAGGTTTCGATCAGGCGTGGCGGAAAAGGAAGATCCCCTGCTTCGATTAATGGCGGGTATCGATCCAACTCTTCGTCGGCGAGGTCGACCGGGAGCTCGCCGGCTTCCGATTGGGCCCGGACGCCTGGGCAGCACAACCGGCAATTCAACAATTCGAGTTCGAGGTCGCTGGAGGAAGGAGATGATGGAGATGATTTGGCGGGGGCGGCGGAGAAGGCTAGGGCCAGTGGAGGGACTCCGTTGTCGAGGGATCAGAGGGAGGCGATAAGGTTCTCGATGGTAGGGAGGAAGAAGGACTTCAAGCACATGGAGAGGGTCGATGGCCGGTGGATCAATGTGCTCGAGGGGCTCGAGCTTCATACTGGAGTTTTTAGTGCAGCGGAGCAGAAGAGGATTGTGGCTTGCGTCTACGATgttcaggagaaggggaggaatcGGCAACTCAGAA GACGCACATATTCGGAACCACGAAAATGGATGCGTGGGAAGGGGCGTGTAACGATACAATTTGGATGCTGCTACAACTATGCAGTG GACAATTATGGGAATCCTCCAGGCATAATACAGGATGAGGAAGTAGATCCTATTCCGCCCTTATTAAAAACAATGATCAAGAGAATGGTTGCATGGCATGTCCTTCCTCCCACTTGTGTCCCTGATAGTTGCATCAtcaacatatatgataaagatgACTGCATTCCTCCTCACATAGATCATCATGACTTCCTCCGGCCTTTTTGCACTGTCTCCTTGCTATCGaagtgtaatattttatttggcaGAGAACTTAAAATAATGGGACCAGGAGAATTCTCAGGATCTACCGCAATACCTCTACCTGTTGG TTCTGTGCTTGTCTTAAATGGCAATGGTGCTGATGTGGCAAAGCATTGTGTGCCAGCTGTCCCCACTGAAAG GATTTCTATTACGTTCAGAAAGATGGATGACAGTAAGCTTCCTTACAAGTTCTCACCTGACCCGGCTCTGCAGAATCTTCATCCTCTTGCATATCCACCAATAAAATCCCCAGTGCAACAAGTAGCTAACACACTTTCTCCAAATCAGCAGCAAATTACTCCAGAAGCTCAAGTTCTGGGTAAACATATGCACTGCCACTGGAGCCATAATTCGAAGGCCCAGGAGCAAGTAGAAATTGCTGGGCTGGCTTCTAGCAGCCCCTTTAAATTGGGTTCAGATGATTTTCCTCCACTGGGTTCGAGTTCAGCAAATGGCCGATCAAACAAGCCAAGCCGTCCATTGCGGCAGGAACTTGAGCAACAGaaactttaa